TTCCGTACGCATGCGCCGGATGATGCCCGGAATGGGGATGCGCACCGGGCACACCTCTTCGCAGGCATTGCACAGGCTGGACGCGGTGGCCAGCACGCCCTTGTCGGCCAGTCCGTCGATCTGCGGGGTGAGTATCTTGCCGATGGGGCCGGGGTACACCGAACCGTAGGCGTGCCCGCCGATGCGGATGTACACCGGGCAGTGGTTCAGGCAGGTGCCGCAGCGGATGCATTGCAGGGTGCGGCGCAACTGGGCGTCGGCCAGCATTTTCGAGCGGCCGTTGTCCAGGATGACCAGGTGGATTTCCTTGGGGCCGTCGCGCTCGCCGTCCTTGCGGGGGCTGGTGATGCAGTTGACGTAGGTGGTGACCAGCTGGCCCGTGGCCGATGCCGTCAGCAGGCGCAGCAGCGGAGGCAGGTCGGACAGCGATTCCACCACCTTCTCAAGGCCCATGACGGCCACGTGCACCGGTGGCACCGTGGTGCACATGCGCCCGTTGCCTTCGTTCTCCACCAGCACCAGGGTGCCCGTTTCCGCCACGGCGAAGTTGACGCCCGAAAGGCCCACGTGACCGGTGCGGAACTTTTCGCGCAGGGTCTTGCGGGCGATGGCGTTCAGTTCCTCCACCACGTCGGTGTAGGGAATGCCTTGCAGGTTGTCGGCGAAGATGCGTCCCACCTGCTGGCGGTTCTTGTGCACGGCGGGCACGATGATGTGCGAGGGCGGCTCGTGGTTCAGCTGGATGATGAACTCGCCAAGGTCCGTTTCCAGCGCCTCTATGCCGTGGGTTTCCAGGAAGTGGTTCAGGTGCATTTCTTCCGAGACCATGGACTTGCCCTTCACCAGCTTGGTGGCGTCGTGGCTGCGCATGATGCCCAGGATGATCTCGTTGGCTTCAGCGGTGGTTTCGGCCCAGTGCACGATGATGCCGTTTTCCGTACACTTGCGTTCCAGCCGTTCCAGCAGTTCCGGCAGCTTGGCCAGGGCCTTGCGCTTGGCGGCTTCCGCGTCGTCGCGCATGCGTTCGCGCTCTGCCGCGTCGGGCAGCACGGCCACGCGCTTTTTCATCAGACCGGTAAGGGCCGACTTGAAGTTGGCGCGCAACTGGCGGTCGGCAAGGGCCTCGGTGACGTTGGCCGTAAAGTCGAGGTGCTGGCTACCCATTGATGCGCTCCCATATGAATTCGGCAAGGTGGCGGGGCGCCACGGGCACGCCCTTGTGCTCCATGGCCCCGCCGATGTTCATCAGACAGCCGCAGTCGCCGGAAAGGATGGCCGAGGCGCCGGTGGCGCGGATGTCCTCGATCTTGTCCGCCACCATGGCGGCGGAGATTTCCGGCTGCTTGATGGAGAAGGTGCCGCCAAAGCCGCAGCATTCGTATTCGCGTTCTATCTCCACCAGTTCCACGTTGGACAGCTGGCCGATGAGCGCCTTGGCGGCAGCCGTGGCCCCCATTTCGCGCATGGCGTGGCACGAGGAATGCCAGGTTACCTTCACCGGCTTGCCCTTGTCCTCGTAGCGCACGTGCAGGGCGTTGTGCAGAAAGTCGCCCAGTTCGAAGACCCGTTCGGAAAACTTGCGCACGTCGAAGTATTCCGGGTCGTTGGCGAACATTTCCGGGTAATGGTGGCGCATCATGCCCGCGCACGAGCCAGAGGGCACCACGATGGGCCAGTCTGCCCTGGAGAACGCCTTGATCTGCGCCCTGGCAACGGCCTTGGCTTCTTCAAGAAAGCCGGAATTGTACGCGGGCTGGCCGCAGCACGACTGTTCCTGCGGAAAGACCACTTCCACCCCGGCGCGGCGCAGCAGGTGGATGCCTGCCATGCCCGCCTGCGGGAACGACATGTCCACGAGGCAGGTGCCGAAGTAATAGACGGTTTTCACGTCGCGGGGATAGGTGAAGGTATGGGCCATGTGTGCCTTCCTGTGTTGCGGTTGGACGTGCGCCACGCGCGGCGGGATGGTCCGGTGCGGCAGGGAAATGGTCTGTCTTGGCCGGGGGCGCGACAAGGCCGGAAGCGCACCGGCTTCGGGGGCTGCCGCACCGGAATGCGGCAGTGTTTGTGACAAGCCTAGCACGGGGGCGCGTTCCATGTCGATACGCAGGTGCTGCGCATGCAACCTCGATTTTGCGTCTGCCCGCTGAGTATCTACCGCCGTTTGTGCGTGCGAACGGCTTGCCTGCCGGACGCACCGGGGCTAGTATGCGCCTCCGTGCCGCCGCCCGACCTTGCACATGCCACTACGGGGCCAACTCCGGTCCGGTGCGGGCATGGCTGCCCCGTCCCGGACCATCCGGGCCTGCGGCCTTCACAGGAACTTTCAGCACAGGATGCCACCATGACCGCCACAGTTGCCACCACCCGCGCCATTTCCGCCCCATCTGCCTCACGCGGGGGCATCGTCTGCATCACCGGGGCCACCGCCGGGTTCGGCGCGGCCACTGCCCGCCGCTTCGCCGCCGAAGGCTGGCGCATCATCGCCACCGGGCGTCGCCATGACCGGCTGGATGCGCTGGTCACGGAACTGGGCGACGGCAACTGCCTGCCGCTGTGCTTCGACGTGCGCGACGGCGATGCGGTGCAGGCCGCATTTGGGAACCTGCCCGAGGCGTGGCGCGCCGTGGACGTGCTGGTGAACAACGCGGGCCTGGCACTGGGGCTGGAACCCGCCCACCGTTGCAGCATGGACGACTGGATGAACATGGTGGACACCAACATCAAGGGGCTGCTGCACGTCACCCGCGCCCTGCTGCCTGGCATGGTGGAGCGGGGGCGCGGCCACGTGGTCAACATGGGGTCCATCACCGGCTCCTATGCCTACCCCGGGGCCAACGTGTATGGTGGCACCAAGGCCTTCGTGATGCAGTTTTCGCGCGGCCTGCGGGCAGACCTGCACGGCACGGGCGTGCGGGTGACCAACATCGAGCCGGGGCTTGCGGAAAGCGAGTTTTCCGTGGTGCGCTTTGGCGGTGATGCCGACCGCGCCGCCAAACTGTACGAAGGCGCATCCGCCCTGCGCCCGGAAGACATTGCCGACACCATCGCTTGGGCCGTGTCCTGTCCTGCGCACGTCAACGTGAACCGCATCGAGGTCATGCCCACCAGCCAGTCCTTCGGCGCGCTGCCCGTGCACCGCGCCTGACATCGTCCGAAACTCCGGGCGATCGCCCGGAGGTCTTTTTCCTTCCCGGCGAACCGCCCGGTGCTGTACAATCCGCCTGCCCTGCCCCGCCAGCCGTGTCCCATACGGTCGGGCGGGGCACCCGGGCATGCACACCCTGCCACCCCATCGGAGCGGCACCATGAGCGCCATCGCCAACCTGTTCGTGACCACCTTCGTCAAGATGTTCTTTTTGCTGACGCCGTTTTTCGTGCTGACCATGTTCCTGACCATGACCAGGGACATGGCGCC
This genomic window from Nitratidesulfovibrio sp. SRB-5 contains:
- a CDS encoding LutB/LldF family L-lactate oxidation iron-sulfur protein; this encodes MGSQHLDFTANVTEALADRQLRANFKSALTGLMKKRVAVLPDAAERERMRDDAEAAKRKALAKLPELLERLERKCTENGIIVHWAETTAEANEIILGIMRSHDATKLVKGKSMVSEEMHLNHFLETHGIEALETDLGEFIIQLNHEPPSHIIVPAVHKNRQQVGRIFADNLQGIPYTDVVEELNAIARKTLREKFRTGHVGLSGVNFAVAETGTLVLVENEGNGRMCTTVPPVHVAVMGLEKVVESLSDLPPLLRLLTASATGQLVTTYVNCITSPRKDGERDGPKEIHLVILDNGRSKMLADAQLRRTLQCIRCGTCLNHCPVYIRIGGHAYGSVYPGPIGKILTPQIDGLADKGVLATASSLCNACEEVCPVRIPIPGIIRRMRTEAYDEKGDGVVKGHGAKKNLLETLVWKGWELTYRIPALNRFVVSMLGRFGDKLPNVGPLKAWTSVRTAPRFAPKSLHQLAKEEGIRHE
- a CDS encoding (Fe-S)-binding protein, producing the protein MAHTFTYPRDVKTVYYFGTCLVDMSFPQAGMAGIHLLRRAGVEVVFPQEQSCCGQPAYNSGFLEEAKAVARAQIKAFSRADWPIVVPSGSCAGMMRHHYPEMFANDPEYFDVRKFSERVFELGDFLHNALHVRYEDKGKPVKVTWHSSCHAMREMGATAAAKALIGQLSNVELVEIEREYECCGFGGTFSIKQPEISAAMVADKIEDIRATGASAILSGDCGCLMNIGGAMEHKGVPVAPRHLAEFIWERING
- a CDS encoding SDR family NAD(P)-dependent oxidoreductase; the protein is MTATVATTRAISAPSASRGGIVCITGATAGFGAATARRFAAEGWRIIATGRRHDRLDALVTELGDGNCLPLCFDVRDGDAVQAAFGNLPEAWRAVDVLVNNAGLALGLEPAHRCSMDDWMNMVDTNIKGLLHVTRALLPGMVERGRGHVVNMGSITGSYAYPGANVYGGTKAFVMQFSRGLRADLHGTGVRVTNIEPGLAESEFSVVRFGGDADRAAKLYEGASALRPEDIADTIAWAVSCPAHVNVNRIEVMPTSQSFGALPVHRA